In a single window of the Deinococcus yavapaiensis KR-236 genome:
- a CDS encoding glycosyltransferase family 2 protein, which translates to MNNGVCAIIVTFNRKHKLVECLRRVEALTVRPQHVLVVDNASTDGTGDVVREQFPHFDLLTLDHNVGGAGGFSAGMRRAYAAGFEYVWLFDDDAFADPACLERLLAEAPHADVVVPMQIDQAGRRYGVYHWDNGTVELDKDRARVFDVDVFAFVGPLMPRHVIQAIGLPREDFFICADDLEYSLRIKNAGFRTVCVADAVFHHDYGGNTVTVKRWRLTSIRRTSPAWKNYYNTRNDILIARTLAPQQTLPYVTHLLRKHVRSSLGEAVFDVDFAQKWKYTTLGVVDGVLNRSGKRLDPASLRAKRP; encoded by the coding sequence ATGAACAACGGTGTGTGCGCGATCATCGTGACCTTCAATCGCAAGCACAAACTCGTCGAGTGTCTTCGGCGTGTCGAGGCCCTGACCGTTCGGCCGCAGCACGTCCTCGTGGTGGACAACGCTTCCACCGACGGGACGGGCGACGTCGTCCGAGAGCAGTTTCCGCACTTCGACCTCCTGACGCTCGACCATAACGTCGGCGGCGCGGGCGGCTTCTCGGCGGGCATGCGGCGCGCGTACGCGGCGGGCTTCGAATACGTGTGGTTGTTCGACGACGACGCCTTCGCCGATCCCGCCTGCTTGGAGCGTCTGCTCGCCGAAGCGCCCCACGCGGACGTCGTCGTGCCGATGCAAATCGATCAAGCGGGCCGTCGGTACGGCGTCTATCACTGGGACAACGGAACGGTCGAACTCGACAAGGACCGCGCCCGCGTGTTCGACGTCGACGTCTTCGCGTTCGTCGGGCCCTTGATGCCGCGTCACGTCATCCAAGCGATCGGGCTGCCGCGAGAAGACTTCTTCATCTGCGCCGACGACCTGGAGTACTCCCTGCGCATCAAGAACGCGGGCTTTCGCACGGTGTGTGTCGCCGACGCGGTCTTTCACCACGATTACGGCGGCAACACCGTGACCGTGAAGCGCTGGCGCCTCACGAGCATCCGCCGCACGTCTCCCGCGTGGAAGAACTACTACAACACCCGCAACGACATCCTCATCGCGCGCACCCTCGCGCCGCAGCAGACGTTGCCGTACGTCACGCACCTTCTTCGCAAGCACGTGCGCTCCTCGCTCGGCGAAGCCGTGTTCGACGTGGACTTCGCGCAGAAGTGGAAGTACACGACGCTCGGCGTGGTCGACGGCGTGCTCAACCGTTCGGGCAAGCGGCTGGATCCGGCGTCGTTGCGAGCGAAGCGGCCATGA
- a CDS encoding glycosyltransferase → MTRKLRVLFVFQSLEGRGPERVALNIVSHLDRSLFEPSLWVLKPDEDLRADVPSDVPIDVALADGARIRQQLPRMWRSLVKRAREADVIVATVELLPTYLAFAAGVAARKPVLGWVHNQMDRVFAAFPKWNFHASKFVYRRLARTVSVSQGVQDTLRRLQDLPSDRLLVLHNPQNLRAIEARRDEALPDWAAFMSEQPTILAAGRLTHQKGFDLLIDAHARLRERGSRHNLVILGRGELHDELKRQASDLGVADSVFLPGFTANPYAFMRHATAFALSSRYEGLVGVVVEAMACGLPVVAFDCPSGTAELLQDGRCGLLAPPEDVSALADRLGEVLRDEKLRRHLSEQGTRRALDFAPERIVPQWEQLLADVVVSPAVHRVSTLNSSL, encoded by the coding sequence ATGACGCGCAAACTTCGCGTGCTGTTCGTCTTCCAAAGCTTGGAGGGGCGCGGGCCCGAACGCGTGGCGCTCAACATCGTCTCGCACCTCGACCGCTCTCTCTTCGAGCCGAGCCTGTGGGTGCTCAAGCCCGACGAGGATCTTCGCGCGGACGTTCCGAGCGACGTGCCCATCGACGTGGCCCTCGCCGACGGAGCGCGCATTCGGCAGCAACTGCCGCGCATGTGGCGCTCGCTCGTGAAGCGCGCACGTGAAGCGGACGTCATCGTCGCGACGGTCGAACTGTTACCGACGTACCTCGCCTTCGCGGCGGGCGTGGCCGCGCGCAAACCGGTGCTCGGCTGGGTCCACAACCAGATGGACCGAGTGTTCGCGGCCTTTCCGAAGTGGAACTTTCACGCGTCGAAGTTCGTGTATCGCCGTCTCGCGCGCACCGTTTCGGTGTCGCAGGGAGTGCAGGACACCTTGCGGCGATTGCAGGACTTGCCGTCCGATCGCCTGCTCGTCTTGCACAATCCCCAGAACCTTCGGGCCATCGAAGCGCGCCGTGACGAGGCGTTGCCCGACTGGGCGGCGTTCATGAGCGAGCAGCCCACGATTCTCGCCGCCGGTCGCTTGACGCACCAAAAGGGCTTCGATTTGCTGATCGACGCGCACGCCCGCCTGCGCGAGCGAGGATCGCGGCACAACCTCGTGATTCTCGGGCGAGGCGAGCTTCACGACGAGCTCAAGCGTCAAGCGAGCGACCTCGGCGTGGCCGACAGCGTGTTCCTGCCCGGCTTCACCGCCAATCCGTACGCGTTCATGCGTCACGCGACCGCCTTCGCACTCTCTTCTCGTTACGAGGGGCTGGTCGGGGTCGTCGTGGAGGCGATGGCGTGCGGCTTGCCGGTCGTGGCCTTCGATTGTCCGTCGGGCACCGCCGAGTTGCTGCAAGACGGTCGTTGTGGGCTGCTCGCGCCTCCCGAGGACGTGTCGGCACTCGCCGACCGCTTGGGCGAGGTGCTGCGAGACGAGAAGTTGCGCCGTCATCTGTCCGAGCAGGGAACTCGCCGCGCGCTCGACTTCGCGCCGGAGCGCATCGTGCCGCAGTGGGAGCAGTTGCTGGCGGACGTCGTCGTCAGTCCTGCCGTTCACCGCGTGTCCACGCTCAACTCGTCGTTGTGA